One Acaryochloris thomasi RCC1774 DNA window includes the following coding sequences:
- a CDS encoding molybdopterin oxidoreductase family protein has product MVAPTKTLCPYCGVGCGLEVLPPALPGKPVTRDSLGNPMWQVRGDRNHPSSKGQVCVKGATIAESLEKDRLKVPMIRDSLDQPFREVTWDEALDRIALQIKKVVAAQGPDAICMYGSGQFQTEDYYIAQKLIKGCLGTNNFDANSRLCMSSAVAGYIQSFGSDGPPACYDDLEETDCAFLIGTNTAECHPIVFNRLQKHHKKNRNVKLIVVDPRATSTTKNADLHLAIKPGTDINLLNGIAHLLLRWNKFDSLFIDECTAGFATFAKVLKDYPPELVARDCGIRVDDLEKAARYWGESKKVLSLWSMGINQSSEGTAKVRTIINLHLMTGNLGKPGAGPFSLTGQPNAMGGREAGGLSHILPGYRVVKNPEHRQEVEQVWRLPEGSISPNPGLAAWDMIVGLEQRKVGVFWVAATNPAVSMPDIERTKSALRKSPFTVCQDAYYPTETAEFAHVLLPAAQWGEKTGIMTNSERVVTYCPKFRNLTWDARADWEIFAEVGRRLGYEAAFDFESSAEVYDEFVRLTQNRVCDMAGLSHERLRNQGPIQWPCPEWEMNPQQSGKRLYTDQRFPTADGRAKFSAFHAKGLAEPPDPEFPLVLTTGRLYGHWHTQSRTGRIPKIVKMHPEPFLEIHPRDAQKLEIEEGEWVELRSRRGQAKLPAQITKAISPGTVFMPMHWGALWADDAEVNALTHPAVCPISLEPELKACAVQIIPLRKSREQSAVQAQESGKNNLSASAALGSRR; this is encoded by the coding sequence ATGGTAGCTCCTACTAAGACTCTTTGTCCTTACTGTGGTGTGGGCTGCGGCTTAGAAGTTTTGCCCCCGGCCCTACCGGGTAAGCCCGTGACCCGTGATTCATTGGGCAATCCCATGTGGCAGGTGAGGGGAGATCGCAACCATCCCTCTAGTAAAGGTCAGGTCTGCGTCAAGGGGGCCACTATTGCTGAATCTCTAGAGAAAGATCGGCTTAAAGTCCCGATGATTCGTGATTCTTTGGATCAGCCCTTTCGTGAAGTCACTTGGGATGAAGCCCTCGATCGGATTGCGCTTCAAATCAAAAAGGTCGTAGCAGCCCAAGGGCCAGACGCCATCTGCATGTATGGATCGGGCCAGTTTCAGACAGAGGATTATTACATTGCCCAAAAGCTAATCAAGGGCTGCTTAGGGACGAACAACTTCGATGCTAACTCACGTCTGTGCATGTCTTCGGCGGTGGCAGGATATATCCAAAGCTTTGGTTCTGACGGCCCTCCAGCCTGCTATGACGATTTAGAAGAGACGGACTGCGCGTTTTTGATTGGCACCAATACGGCTGAATGCCATCCCATCGTTTTTAATCGCCTGCAGAAGCATCACAAGAAAAACCGAAACGTCAAGCTGATTGTGGTGGACCCGCGCGCTACCAGTACGACTAAGAACGCAGACTTACATCTAGCGATCAAACCGGGAACTGATATTAATCTCCTCAACGGCATCGCCCATTTACTGCTGCGCTGGAATAAATTTGACTCGTTGTTTATCGACGAGTGTACGGCTGGCTTTGCTACCTTTGCAAAGGTCTTAAAGGATTATCCACCGGAATTGGTGGCTCGAGACTGCGGCATTCGCGTTGATGATCTAGAGAAAGCGGCTCGTTACTGGGGCGAGTCTAAAAAAGTGCTGTCTCTATGGTCAATGGGCATCAATCAATCTTCTGAAGGGACGGCTAAAGTTCGTACGATTATTAATCTGCACCTCATGACGGGCAATCTTGGTAAGCCGGGAGCGGGTCCTTTTTCGTTGACGGGCCAACCCAATGCGATGGGGGGCAGAGAAGCGGGTGGACTGTCGCATATTTTGCCCGGTTATCGGGTGGTGAAAAATCCTGAGCATCGCCAAGAGGTTGAGCAGGTCTGGCGTTTACCGGAGGGCAGCATCTCTCCGAATCCAGGGCTAGCGGCCTGGGACATGATTGTGGGCTTAGAGCAGCGAAAGGTCGGCGTTTTTTGGGTGGCTGCGACCAATCCCGCGGTGAGTATGCCTGATATTGAACGCACGAAATCGGCGTTGCGAAAGTCACCGTTTACGGTCTGTCAGGATGCTTATTACCCTACCGAGACGGCGGAGTTTGCCCATGTGCTGCTGCCTGCGGCTCAGTGGGGTGAGAAAACTGGGATTATGACCAATTCTGAGCGGGTGGTCACCTACTGCCCCAAGTTCCGTAACCTAACCTGGGATGCTAGGGCTGACTGGGAGATTTTTGCAGAAGTAGGACGACGTTTGGGCTATGAGGCAGCGTTTGATTTTGAGAGTTCGGCTGAGGTTTATGACGAGTTTGTACGGCTAACGCAGAACCGAGTCTGCGATATGGCAGGTCTTAGTCATGAGCGTTTACGCAACCAAGGCCCGATTCAGTGGCCCTGCCCTGAGTGGGAAATGAATCCGCAGCAGTCGGGTAAGCGCTTATACACCGATCAGCGCTTCCCAACGGCGGATGGACGGGCTAAGTTCAGTGCGTTTCATGCCAAAGGTTTAGCAGAACCCCCCGATCCTGAGTTCCCTCTGGTGCTGACGACGGGGCGGCTGTACGGCCACTGGCATACCCAAAGCCGTACGGGTCGGATTCCTAAGATTGTTAAGATGCACCCCGAGCCGTTTCTTGAGATTCATCCCCGTGATGCTCAAAAACTTGAGATTGAAGAGGGGGAGTGGGTGGAGTTGCGATCGCGTCGTGGTCAAGCAAAACTCCCGGCTCAGATCACTAAAGCTATTTCTCCTGGCACCGTCTTTATGCCCATGCACTGGGGTGCGCTTTGGGCCGATGATGCTGAAGTGAACGCGCTCACCCATCCAGCAGTCTGTCCCATTTCTTTAGAGCCAGAACTCAAAGCCTGTGCCGTGCAAATTATCCCCCTGAGAAAGTCTCGGGAGCAATCGGCTGTTCAAGCGCAGGAGTCTGGTAAAAATAACCTGTCTGCTTCCGCTGCGTTAGGTTCACGGCGATAG
- a CDS encoding beta strand repeat-containing protein, which yields MANSTFNLSDLNGNNGFSLNSRGPSSFDQRTLSVSGAGDINGDGIDDLIIGNANVGDPYDGGESYVVFGRSDGFSASVSPASLDGSNGFIVRGDERGDQAGSTVSGVGDINSDGIDDVLIGVPGRDTSYVLFGQRGSFDASISLSQIDGTNGFVIEGSAFLDSVGDVNNDGVDDLIVRDTSNSTNFVIFGNRQGFSTSFDVTTLNANDGFAVQGEDIRTLSVSDAGDVNGDGIDDLIIGTSRTRNSVPAEESHVIFGSGQGFDETLRLEDLDGSNGFTINGIDAFDSAGYSVSGAGDFNGDGIDDLIIGAPRANPNNTAAAGESYLVLGSNQGFEADFDLANLDGTNGFVISSASIADSSGTSVSSAGDINGDGFDDLLIGAPQVRSPDNYLTFGYGPGVSYVVFGSGAPFKAELDLAELDGSNGFSILGVAPTNAKYSSVNQAGDINGDGIDDLAIGVPYKDRGTGYVVFGNIAPEVDLNGSEDGRDIAVNFSGGPAQVFEDTTIVLSDPNSPVLTGVTVSIANLLDGDAEVLSVDAGGTNISADFDPTLGILTLSGSETQDAYQQVLATLTYNNTAINPNETARRLRVVADDGEAHSNTGNAAIVSVVFPPGEPNLSPEATDDTVITLENSPITFNVFDNDSDANSDALTLVGVDVSGTRGSVIDQGNGTLTYDPSGAFDFPAPGVTFTDRFEYTVSDGQGGLDTAAVTVTVRGGSTATLELSSLNGRNGFVINGLQEGDLLGSAVSGAGDINGDGIDDLAVSLQGQSGNESYIIFGQESELFETFDLATLDGNNGFSFSGTSSGRFNPSIGSAGDINGDGFDDLVIGDQNADFGNDAFYYPRTGAAYIVFGSDQGFNASLEVSDLNGANGFIIPGFKEPGAIGGSVSGGDFNGDGIDDLIIRGPGDIESDFRGGFRLGESYVVFGQLDGFDSSFDLTTLDGTNGFLIAGLEDPMEVSTSDINGDGFSDIIIGDTRRPYYGSKTGRAYVVFGDGNAFNASVDVADLDGSNGFVVEGLFRGDQTGFSVSGTEDINGDGIDDLIVGAIGSPNTGQSYVVFGNTGGFDASFDLADLDGTNGFVIAGINRGDSASVSVSGAGDVNGDGLSDLIIGASRADSNGNEDSGEAYFVFGQAEGFASTLNLGDLNGLNGVVLNGVAAGDLTGRSVSGAGDINNDGIDDVLVSAPEADSNGNNAGASYVVYGNAAPELDLNSEQAGNSFTTTFMGESVSIASSDSLTIADANDATLAGAVIALTNPLDNEAEVLTAVVDGTNITASYDSTSSTLTLDGEDTTGNYQRVLRTVTYDNSANQPSLDDRIVQFVLDDGAAFSNTSAVATTTVSFERFNRIDGTNDADRLVGTQEADRIIGLGGNDFISGRSGDDSLAGKAGNDQIFGGQGNDFLNGNRGDDFLNGGSGDDLLRAGKGRDALFGNQGNDILRGNEGDDILNGGSGNDSLNGGSGSDLLSGGSGDDFLKGFKGDDQLFGGVGNDTLRGGNGIDLLQGSQGNDRLDGGFGGDSLFGGAGADQFVLRIGNGNDTVFDYRDGIDSLVLDGLEFADLEILQGRGRSTIQVASTEEALATLVGIQASSVDPTDFMSLT from the coding sequence ATGGCTAATTCAACCTTCAACCTCTCAGACCTCAACGGCAATAACGGATTCTCACTCAATAGTCGTGGCCCCAGCTCCTTTGATCAGAGAACACTCTCGGTTAGCGGTGCAGGAGATATTAACGGAGACGGAATCGACGATCTAATTATTGGAAATGCCAACGTTGGCGACCCATATGATGGCGGAGAAAGCTACGTTGTCTTTGGCCGCTCTGATGGCTTCAGTGCTAGCGTTAGTCCAGCTAGTTTAGACGGCAGTAATGGTTTTATTGTTCGAGGGGATGAACGAGGAGATCAGGCTGGCTCTACTGTCAGTGGCGTAGGCGACATCAATAGCGACGGTATTGATGACGTCCTGATTGGCGTACCCGGTCGTGATACCAGCTACGTTCTCTTCGGTCAACGTGGCAGCTTTGACGCCAGCATCAGCCTGTCGCAGATTGATGGAACAAACGGCTTTGTCATTGAAGGTAGCGCTTTCCTAGACAGTGTTGGTGACGTCAATAATGATGGCGTTGATGACTTAATTGTTCGGGATACATCTAACAGCACAAACTTTGTGATATTCGGAAATCGTCAGGGGTTTAGCACATCCTTTGATGTGACGACCCTCAACGCCAATGATGGTTTCGCTGTGCAGGGAGAAGATATCCGCACCCTCTCAGTGAGCGATGCTGGAGACGTCAACGGAGATGGCATTGACGATCTCATTATTGGCACAAGTCGTACCCGCAATTCTGTCCCTGCAGAAGAAAGTCACGTCATTTTCGGGAGTGGTCAAGGATTTGATGAAACGCTTCGCCTCGAAGACTTAGATGGCAGCAACGGATTCACTATTAACGGGATTGACGCCTTTGATAGCGCTGGCTATTCGGTGAGTGGGGCAGGCGATTTTAACGGTGACGGCATTGACGATCTCATTATCGGTGCGCCGAGGGCTAATCCCAACAACACTGCAGCAGCAGGTGAGAGCTATCTTGTTTTGGGCAGCAATCAGGGATTTGAGGCAGATTTTGATCTTGCAAACCTTGATGGCACAAACGGTTTCGTCATTAGTAGCGCTAGCATCGCTGACTCTTCAGGTACATCTGTTAGTAGCGCTGGCGATATCAACGGTGATGGGTTCGACGACCTTTTAATCGGCGCTCCTCAAGTTCGGTCGCCAGACAACTATCTGACCTTTGGCTACGGCCCAGGTGTAAGCTACGTCGTCTTTGGCTCTGGGGCTCCATTTAAAGCAGAGCTTGATCTTGCCGAGCTTGACGGCAGCAACGGTTTTTCAATTCTGGGCGTTGCGCCGACCAATGCTAAATATTCTTCTGTTAATCAGGCTGGAGATATCAACGGTGATGGCATTGATGATCTCGCCATTGGTGTGCCCTACAAAGACAGGGGCACAGGCTATGTCGTCTTTGGCAATATTGCTCCAGAGGTAGATCTCAATGGTTCAGAGGATGGGCGTGATATTGCGGTTAACTTCTCTGGTGGTCCTGCTCAAGTTTTTGAAGATACAACCATTGTCTTATCCGATCCAAATTCTCCTGTACTGACAGGCGTCACCGTTAGCATTGCCAACCTTCTCGATGGTGATGCAGAGGTACTCTCTGTAGATGCCGGTGGAACCAATATCAGCGCTGACTTTGATCCTACTCTTGGCATCCTCACGCTCAGCGGTAGCGAGACTCAAGATGCCTATCAACAGGTTCTGGCAACGCTCACCTACAACAATACGGCGATCAATCCAAATGAGACGGCTCGACGGCTGCGAGTGGTGGCAGACGATGGCGAAGCACATAGCAATACAGGGAATGCTGCGATTGTCTCCGTTGTTTTTCCTCCGGGTGAGCCTAACCTGTCTCCTGAGGCGACGGATGACACGGTCATAACCTTAGAAAATTCCCCCATCACCTTCAACGTTTTCGATAACGATAGCGATGCAAATAGCGATGCGTTAACGCTTGTGGGTGTTGATGTTAGCGGTACCCGTGGGTCAGTCATTGATCAGGGTAACGGTACCCTCACCTATGATCCCAGCGGTGCGTTCGATTTTCCTGCGCCCGGTGTTACATTCACCGATCGCTTTGAGTACACGGTCAGTGATGGTCAAGGGGGACTGGATACAGCGGCAGTAACGGTAACGGTTAGGGGAGGATCCACCGCCACTTTGGAGCTTTCTAGCTTAAATGGCCGCAATGGCTTTGTGATCAATGGCCTACAGGAGGGCGATCTTCTAGGCAGTGCCGTTAGCGGTGCTGGCGATATCAACGGAGATGGAATTGACGATCTAGCTGTCAGTCTTCAAGGTCAGTCAGGGAATGAAAGCTACATCATCTTTGGTCAAGAATCAGAATTATTCGAAACCTTCGATCTAGCGACGCTTGATGGCAACAATGGTTTCTCTTTTTCAGGCACCTCGTCCGGTCGCTTTAATCCTTCCATTGGCAGTGCTGGAGACATCAACGGGGATGGCTTCGACGATCTGGTTATCGGTGATCAGAATGCAGATTTCGGGAATGACGCATTTTACTATCCTCGAACAGGTGCAGCCTATATCGTTTTTGGCAGTGATCAGGGTTTCAATGCCAGTCTTGAAGTAAGTGATCTTAATGGCGCTAACGGTTTTATTATTCCTGGGTTTAAAGAGCCTGGTGCGATAGGAGGCTCTGTCAGTGGAGGAGATTTCAATGGTGATGGCATAGATGATCTGATTATCAGAGGTCCAGGAGATATTGAATCTGATTTCAGGGGCGGTTTTCGACTAGGGGAAAGCTACGTCGTATTTGGTCAATTAGATGGCTTTGACTCCAGCTTTGACCTCACGACCCTTGATGGTACCAATGGTTTTCTAATTGCAGGCCTAGAAGATCCAATGGAGGTATCCACAAGCGATATTAACGGAGACGGTTTTTCTGACATCATTATTGGTGATACTCGGCGTCCTTACTACGGAAGTAAGACAGGCAGAGCATACGTTGTCTTTGGCGATGGGAATGCCTTCAATGCCAGCGTCGACGTTGCTGATTTAGATGGCTCTAATGGCTTCGTTGTTGAAGGCTTGTTCCGCGGTGATCAAACAGGGTTCTCAGTTAGTGGCACCGAAGATATCAACGGAGACGGCATTGATGATTTGATTGTGGGTGCTATTGGCAGCCCCAATACTGGACAGAGCTATGTTGTCTTTGGCAACACTGGCGGGTTTGATGCTAGCTTTGACCTCGCGGATCTTGATGGTACCAATGGATTTGTCATTGCAGGTATCAATCGTGGTGATTCTGCTAGTGTCTCTGTTAGTGGGGCGGGTGACGTCAACGGCGACGGTCTCAGCGACCTGATTATTGGAGCGAGTCGAGCCGATTCAAATGGCAACGAAGACAGCGGTGAGGCTTATTTTGTCTTTGGACAAGCAGAAGGATTTGCGTCGACCCTCAATCTTGGAGATCTAAATGGTCTCAATGGCGTTGTCTTAAATGGTGTTGCAGCTGGCGATTTGACAGGCCGCTCAGTCAGTGGCGCTGGAGATATCAACAATGACGGCATTGATGATGTCCTGGTGAGCGCGCCAGAGGCGGATTCGAATGGTAACAATGCGGGTGCCAGTTATGTTGTGTATGGCAATGCTGCGCCAGAGCTAGATCTCAATAGCGAGCAAGCAGGCAACAGCTTTACCACCACTTTTATGGGTGAATCGGTCTCAATCGCTAGCAGCGATAGTCTCACAATTGCAGATGCTAACGACGCAACGCTTGCAGGAGCCGTCATTGCGCTTACCAATCCGCTAGATAATGAGGCAGAAGTCCTGACAGCTGTTGTCGATGGTACAAACATCACGGCTAGTTATGACAGTACAAGCTCAACGTTGACGCTTGATGGCGAAGATACGACGGGGAACTATCAGCGGGTACTACGCACGGTTACGTACGACAACTCCGCAAATCAGCCCAGCCTTGACGATCGTATTGTTCAGTTTGTGCTCGACGATGGGGCAGCGTTCAGCAATACCAGCGCAGTCGCCACGACAACGGTTTCATTCGAGCGATTCAATCGGATTGACGGTACAAATGATGCAGATCGACTTGTGGGCACCCAAGAAGCAGACAGAATTATCGGCTTGGGCGGCAATGATTTCATCTCTGGGCGTTCTGGAGATGATTCTCTAGCGGGCAAAGCTGGAAATGATCAAATATTTGGCGGTCAGGGCAATGACTTCCTCAATGGCAATCGGGGTGACGACTTCCTCAATGGCGGCAGCGGAGACGATCTCTTGAGAGCCGGAAAAGGTAGAGATGCACTCTTCGGCAATCAGGGCAACGATATCCTGCGAGGTAATGAAGGGGACGATATCCTTAATGGTGGTTCAGGCAATGACAGCCTCAATGGCGGCAGTGGCTCGGATTTATTGAGTGGCGGCAGCGGCGATGATTTTCTTAAAGGGTTCAAGGGTGACGACCAACTGTTCGGCGGAGTCGGCAACGATACGCTGCGCGGCGGCAATGGTATAGACCTACTTCAGGGCAGTCAGGGCAATGACAGACTTGACGGCGGTTTCGGAGGCGACAGTCTCTTTGGCGGTGCTGGGGCTGATCAGTTTGTGCTGCGGATAGGCAACGGCAACGACACCGTTTTTGATTATCGAGATGGCATTGATTCTCTAGTGCTGGATGGTCTAGAGTTTGCTGATCTTGAGATTCTCCAAGGTCGTGGACGATCCACAATCCAGGTTGCATCGACAGAGGAAGCCCTGGCAACGCTGGTGGGTATCCAAGCCAGCAGTGTTGATCCAACAGATTTTATGTCCTTGACCTAG
- a CDS encoding ferredoxin--nitrite reductase yields MTTTINLPEKLNKFERYKVEKDGLAVKEELDHFAQIGWEAMDETDLTQRLKWLGIFFRPVTPGKFMLRLRMPHGCITSGQMRTLAEIVQRYGDDGNADITTRQNLQLRGVRLEDIPDIFQRLEQAGLTSIQSGMDNVRNITGSPVAGLDADELIDTRGLVRKVQDMITNNSKGNPSFTNLPRKFNIAIAGCRDNSVHAEINDIAFVPAYKNKKLGFNVLVGGFFSAKRCAPAIPLNVWVEPLDVVAISEAILVIFRDHGSRAKRHQSRLMWLIEEWGMEKFRAAIEAHIGCDLETEAEKDEILWDKRDHIGVHAQKQPGLNFVGVHIPVGRLFAAEMFDLARLADVYGSGEIRLTVEQNAIIPNIPDSRLGAFLREPLLDVFSVEPKPLARALVSCTGSQFCKFGLIETKNQATALIDELDQELDLPKPVRMHFTGCPNSCGQPQVADIGLMGTKARKDGKTVEAVNIYMGGTVGKDAKLGECVQQSVPCEDLKDVLKGLLTENFGAQPRDPECSDSVTGARLGRHRSASLTMVADRQDQQVFTPPAPTAAATTAPAEPAAPPKPAVVCIAGQAIEGDDSQTILEFAEQAGVAIESSCQSGSCGTCKQKLLEGDISYAGDPDGLEADEQEAGYILTCIAHPVGRVVLTD; encoded by the coding sequence TTGACTACGACCATAAATTTGCCAGAAAAACTAAATAAGTTTGAGCGCTATAAGGTCGAGAAAGATGGTCTTGCAGTCAAAGAAGAGCTAGACCACTTTGCTCAGATTGGCTGGGAAGCCATGGATGAGACCGATCTGACGCAGCGCCTTAAGTGGCTGGGCATTTTCTTTCGTCCCGTCACCCCTGGTAAGTTCATGCTGCGGCTGCGGATGCCCCACGGCTGTATTACCAGTGGTCAAATGCGGACGCTCGCTGAAATCGTTCAGCGCTACGGCGATGATGGTAATGCAGACATTACGACCCGTCAAAATCTGCAGTTGCGGGGGGTTCGTCTTGAAGATATTCCTGATATTTTTCAGCGCCTAGAGCAGGCGGGGTTAACCAGCATTCAGTCGGGCATGGATAACGTTCGCAACATCACAGGGTCGCCGGTGGCGGGTCTCGATGCTGATGAGCTGATCGACACGCGGGGCCTGGTCCGTAAGGTCCAAGACATGATTACCAACAACAGCAAGGGGAACCCTTCGTTCACCAATCTGCCCCGTAAATTCAACATTGCGATCGCAGGTTGCCGCGACAACTCTGTACATGCTGAAATCAACGACATTGCCTTTGTACCGGCATACAAGAATAAGAAACTGGGCTTCAACGTATTAGTGGGCGGCTTCTTCTCTGCCAAACGCTGCGCCCCCGCGATTCCGCTCAATGTTTGGGTGGAGCCACTAGACGTTGTTGCTATCTCTGAAGCCATTCTTGTTATCTTTCGAGATCATGGTTCCCGAGCTAAGCGTCATCAGTCGCGCCTGATGTGGCTGATCGAAGAGTGGGGCATGGAAAAGTTTCGTGCTGCCATTGAAGCGCACATTGGCTGTGACCTCGAAACCGAAGCTGAAAAAGATGAGATTCTGTGGGATAAACGTGATCACATTGGTGTCCATGCCCAAAAGCAGCCGGGGTTGAACTTTGTGGGTGTGCATATCCCCGTGGGTCGCCTCTTCGCTGCTGAAATGTTTGATCTGGCTCGACTTGCAGACGTATACGGCAGTGGTGAAATTCGGCTCACGGTGGAGCAGAACGCAATTATTCCAAATATCCCAGACTCACGCTTAGGTGCTTTTCTGCGGGAGCCACTCCTCGACGTTTTTTCCGTCGAACCTAAACCCCTAGCCCGCGCCCTTGTCTCCTGCACCGGTAGCCAGTTTTGCAAATTTGGCCTGATTGAAACCAAAAATCAGGCGACGGCACTGATCGATGAACTCGATCAAGAACTCGATCTTCCCAAGCCGGTGCGAATGCACTTTACCGGCTGTCCTAACTCCTGCGGTCAGCCCCAAGTTGCCGATATTGGCCTCATGGGGACTAAGGCCCGCAAAGATGGCAAAACCGTTGAGGCCGTCAATATTTACATGGGCGGCACCGTAGGCAAAGACGCAAAGCTCGGTGAATGCGTCCAGCAAAGCGTTCCTTGCGAAGATCTTAAAGATGTCCTCAAGGGGTTGCTCACAGAAAACTTTGGTGCCCAACCTCGCGATCCTGAATGCTCAGATTCAGTCACAGGCGCTCGACTCGGTCGCCATCGTTCAGCAAGTCTAACGATGGTTGCCGACCGTCAAGACCAGCAAGTTTTCACACCTCCAGCCCCGACAGCGGCGGCGACTACTGCCCCTGCAGAACCTGCCGCCCCGCCCAAGCCTGCCGTGGTCTGCATCGCAGGCCAAGCCATTGAGGGAGACGACAGTCAAACCATTCTTGAGTTTGCTGAACAGGCTGGGGTTGCCATTGAGAGCAGTTGCCAGTCCGGTAGCTGCGGCACCTGCAAGCAAAAGCTACTAGAGGGAGATATCTCCTACGCTGGTGACCCCGATGGCTTGGAGGCCGATGAGCAAGAGGCCGGGTATATCCTGACCTGCATTGCCCATCCCGTAGGGCGAGTTGTGCTCACTGACTGA
- a CDS encoding MFS transporter, which produces MLTQLLSFKGRYKILHLTWFAFFLSFVVWFNFPPFATTIQQEFGLSPQQVQTIGLCNVALTVPARILIGMVLDRYGPRLTYSCLLVYSAIPCLIFATAPAEGGFSQLVVGRLLMGIVGAGFVIGIRMTAEWFPPKEVGTAEGIYGGWGNFGSAFSAFTMVIFAVILSSIIPGAFNFGEPETFKILFFPSFSSDVLNWRAAIAGSGIFAAIYGVIYYNNVTNTPPGKVYQRPTSARGMEVTSARDFWFLMAMNVPLTLILMVLAWRLEKVGFLSNGAMVIAWLALLGLYLFQAYNCWTVNKDLLAGRKRYPPEDRFKFKQVAILELTYIVNFGSELAVVTMLPAFFEGTFGLDKATAGIIAASYAFMNLVSRPGGGIISDRMGSRKWTMVILTGGMGIGYLLMGSVNGGWWLPGAILLTMACSFFVQASEGATFAIVPLVKRRVTGQIAGNVGAYGNVGAVAYLTTRLLLTENFSGGIDPTPEVLASVNAAFFQVLGVAGLIVAFLCVFFLEEPKDSFAELHEGEESNYAAAPAQVRTNV; this is translated from the coding sequence ATGCTCACGCAATTGCTGTCCTTTAAGGGCCGCTACAAGATCTTACATTTGACCTGGTTTGCTTTTTTCCTGAGCTTTGTTGTCTGGTTTAACTTTCCACCTTTTGCCACCACAATTCAGCAAGAATTTGGCTTGTCACCACAGCAGGTCCAGACCATCGGACTCTGTAACGTAGCGCTGACGGTTCCTGCCCGTATCTTAATCGGGATGGTGTTAGACCGCTACGGTCCCCGTTTGACCTACTCTTGTTTGCTCGTCTATTCAGCGATTCCCTGCCTGATTTTTGCGACGGCTCCAGCAGAGGGCGGCTTCAGTCAGCTGGTAGTGGGTCGTCTGTTGATGGGGATTGTCGGTGCTGGCTTTGTGATCGGCATTCGTATGACTGCAGAGTGGTTTCCGCCGAAAGAAGTGGGTACGGCAGAAGGTATCTATGGCGGTTGGGGGAACTTCGGCTCTGCTTTCTCTGCTTTCACAATGGTGATCTTTGCCGTTATCTTGAGCAGCATTATCCCCGGAGCCTTTAATTTCGGAGAGCCTGAAACCTTTAAGATTTTGTTTTTCCCTTCATTTAGTAGTGATGTGCTGAACTGGCGGGCCGCCATTGCCGGGTCTGGAATCTTTGCCGCTATTTACGGCGTCATTTATTACAACAACGTCACTAACACACCACCGGGCAAAGTCTATCAGCGTCCCACTAGCGCCCGAGGCATGGAAGTCACCTCTGCCCGTGACTTTTGGTTCTTGATGGCGATGAATGTGCCCTTGACCCTGATTTTGATGGTCTTGGCTTGGCGTTTAGAAAAAGTTGGCTTCCTCTCGAATGGAGCCATGGTAATTGCTTGGCTGGCACTACTGGGCTTGTACCTCTTTCAGGCCTATAACTGCTGGACCGTTAATAAAGATCTGCTGGCCGGTCGCAAGCGGTATCCACCCGAAGATCGCTTTAAGTTCAAGCAAGTTGCAATTTTAGAGCTCACTTACATTGTTAATTTCGGTTCTGAGTTAGCGGTGGTGACCATGCTGCCAGCTTTCTTTGAAGGTACCTTTGGTTTGGACAAGGCGACTGCCGGTATTATTGCTGCCAGCTATGCCTTTATGAACCTAGTGTCTCGTCCAGGGGGCGGCATTATTTCTGACCGTATGGGCAGCCGCAAGTGGACCATGGTGATTCTCACAGGCGGTATGGGAATTGGCTATCTGCTGATGGGCAGCGTTAACGGGGGCTGGTGGTTACCGGGTGCGATTCTGCTAACGATGGCTTGCTCATTCTTTGTGCAGGCATCTGAAGGCGCGACCTTTGCGATTGTGCCGCTGGTGAAGCGTCGCGTCACCGGCCAGATTGCTGGGAATGTTGGTGCTTACGGAAACGTCGGTGCAGTGGCCTATCTTACAACTCGCCTTCTATTAACAGAAAACTTTTCAGGAGGCATAGATCCGACTCCTGAGGTGCTTGCCAGCGTCAACGCTGCTTTTTTCCAGGTTTTAGGTGTAGCCGGATTGATTGTGGCTTTCCTTTGCGTGTTCTTTTTAGAAGAACCCAAGGACTCTTTTGCTGAGCTGCATGAAGGTGAAGAAAGTAACTATGCGGCAGCCCCAGCTCAAGTTAGAACCAATGTCTAG